CTCCTCATCGGTCAGGGTGAACCCGAACGCCTCGTAGATCCGGCGCGCCGACACCAGTACATCGTTGGTCCACAACGTGATCCGCCGGTAGCCGGCCTCGCGAGCGAAGGTCAGGCACCTCTCGACCAGGAGGGTGCCGACGCCGAGGCCGCGGGCGGCCGGGGTGACGAGCAGGATCCGCAGCTTGGCCACCCCGGGTTGGTCGCCCGCGACACAGAAGACGCATCCCGCCCGTTCGCCCTCGACCTCGGCGATCCAGGCCGCTTCCCGGGCCGGGTCGTGGTCGACGGCGTAGTCGGCCACGATCCTGGCGACCAGCGCCTCGAAGTCGGTGTCCCAGCCGAACTGCTGGTCGTAGACCTCGCCGTGGGCCATCACCACCCAGCCCAGATCGCCGGGGCGCTCCGCCCGGCGTACGACGACTCGCGGCTGCTGCTCCTGCTGTGACATGGGTTGCCCCTTCCGGCTCCCTGCCGACGGGTGCCTACTGACACGACTGTTTCAGTGGCGGGTAGGCTACCCCCATGTCCCAGGACACGACAACGCCGTCCGCCCGGAAGACGGAGCTGTTGGAAGCCGCCTACCGGTACGTGCTCGAGCACGGCCTGGCCGACCTGTCCCTTCGGCCGCTGGCCGCGGCCATCGGCTCCAGCCCACGGGTGCTGATGTTCCTGTTCGGCAACAAGGACGGCCTGGTACGGGCGCTGCTGGCGCGGGCCCGCGCCGACGAGCTGGCGATCCTGGACCGTCTCGGACAGACCAGCCACGGAGCACCCGTCGGCCTGGTCCCGGCGGTCGAGCAGGTCTGGGCGTGGCTCGCTGCCGAGGAGCATCGGCGCCTGCTGCGGCTGTGGGCCGAGGCGTACGCCCGCTCCCTCGTCGAGCCCGACGGCGCGTGGGGCGGATTCGCCCGGGCGACCGTGGACGACTGGCTCGCCGTCCTGGCCGCGTGTCAACCACAGCCCGAGCGGGACAGCGAGGAGGGTGCCGCTCGCCGCACCCTGGCGCTCGCGGTGCTCCGGGGCGCGCTGCTCGACCTCCTCGCCACCGGGGACCAGCACCGGGTCACTGCCGCGGTCCGGCACCACCTCACCGTCACCGCTGGAACGGCCACTCCTCGAACGATTGGCAGCGCCCGTCCTCGGCGAAGCGCATGATCCAGAGGTCGCGGTACTCCTGGTCGACCGGGTCGCCGTACCTGACCTCCACGCGCGCCACTGCGGTGTCGCCCTCGACCGCGACGATCTCCCTGGTCATCTCGAACACCTCGTCGGGGCCGTCGCGCTCGCTCTCCCACATCCGAGCGATGGCCGGCAGGCCGATGAGCGGTGCCCGGTAGGGCCCCTGCAGATAGCGCGCGTCCGCGGTGAAGATGCGGGCGAGCGCGGCCGTGCCCGGCGTCCGCCACGCCTCGTCGTAGGCCGCGAGCCAACCGGTCACCTGCTTCCTGTCCACGGCTCCACCCTGCCATTCCAGAGACCGGGTTGCGGCGGAGTCGGCCAGCCGCGAGGGGACTCCCGCCTCAGCGCTGCACCGCGCCGATCCGCAGGCGGTTGCCATCCGGGTCCGTCACCTCGAACTCACGTCCCCAGTCCTGCTGCTCGACCCGGTCCACCCCGCAGGCCGCCGCCGCGGCGTCGAGGTCGTCGACGTAGAGGTACAACAACGTCCCCGGCCGGGCGTCCCCGGTGTGCTCCGAGAGGTGGATCTCCAGGGCGCCCCGGGCGATGCTCACGTACAGCGGCAGCTCCGGGGCGAACCGGTGCTCCCACTGCTTCCGGAAACCGAGCCGGGCGTACCAGGCCGCGGCGGCGTTCGCGTCCGCGGTGCGCAGGACAGGCGCGAGGCGTTCGTTCATCCGGCCAGTGTGGACCGACGAGGACGGGGCCGGCAATGCCGGCCGGTCAGGCCGACGGGAGGCGGACCTCCGGTAGGCCCAGCCAGGACGCCAGCGCCGTCAGTTCCTCGCGTAGCGCCGCCGTCAGCTCCGGCGGGAACGGGACGTCCTCGTGGATCGCGTGGACCCGCAGCACTTTGGCCTTCCGGTCGGCCGTGGCGTCCACCTTGCCGACCAGCCGCTCGTGGTGCAGCACCGGCAGCGCGAAGTAGCCCCAGCGCCGCTGCGCCTTCGGCACGTACATCTCCAGGCGGTACTCGAAGTCGAAGAGTTCGAGGGCCCGTTGGCGGTCGTGCACCAGCCGGTCGAACGGGGACAGCAGGGCGGTGCGCCCGGTGAACGGCGCGCCGTCGAGCGCCGCCGGGTCGACCCGCCACACGCCGGACGTACCCTCGATCTCGGCCGGCTCGCCGGCCGCGCCGACCACCACGGGGCGGGCGACGCCGAGCGAGCGGAGCAGTCGCTCGTCGCGCCTCCGGCGGGCCTCCTCGGCGGGGACGATCGGCGTGCCGGGCGGGTAGACCCGCTCGGCCAGGTCCCACGTCCGCTGCCGTCCGACCCGGCCGGATATGGCCACCTCGCCGCGCGCGTTGAGGAACTCCAGCAGCTGGGTGACGTTGCGGTTGTTGGTCCAGCCGGTCGACGGCCACGGCACGACACTGCGGTCCGGCACGTCCCGGCTCAGCAGCGGGCCGGAGTCGCGCAGCAGGTCGAGCACGTACCGCCGGAACGCGTCGTTGGCCGCCAGCCAGTCGCGCCGGCGGGCGTCCTCCGGCCAGGCGGCCGTCTCGGCGAGGTGCAGCCCCAGGTCGGCCATCGGCCGCACCATCGCTCGTTGCTCGAAGAGGGCGCGCTCCTCCTCGAGGGCCCGGGTCAGGTGACTCGGCTGGTACGCGGCGCCGAGTCGGGTCCAGGCGACCAGGTCGGCGTTGGGCGCGACGGCGGCGGTCGGGTCCAACTGGAGGAACGTCAACCGGTCCACCACCGCGCGCAGGTCGGTGGGGCGGTGCGCGTCGAGCAGTTGGGCCCGGACGGCGACGCGGCGGGCGGTGGCGCGGTCGAGCCGGTGCGTGGTCACGGGGCGAGGTTAGTACCGGGTGCCGACATCCTCGACACCCTATGTAGAGTTCCGATAGAGTTCGACCCATGCGGATGACCATCCCGGTGGCGAAGGTGCTCTCCGCGCTCGTCGCCGATCCCGAGGCCCCGCGCTACGGACTCGACCTGATGAAGCTCACCGGCCTGCCCAGCGGCACCCTCTACCCCGTCCTGCACCGGCTGCAGGCCGCCGGCTGGCTCAGCGCCAACTGGGAGGACGTCGACCCGGTCGCCGCCGCCCGGCCTGCCCGTCGCTACTACCGGCTCACCGCCGAGGGCGTCCGGGCCGCCCGGCAGGCGCTGGCCGAGTTGCGCGCGCTCGCCCCGGACCGTCACGGGTTCCAGGGCGGTGCCGAGCCGACGGGTGCCCCGGCGTGGTGACCCGGCGGCTGGCCGCGTACCTGCTGCGCGCGGCGGTGCGGCGCTGGCCGGCGGAGCTGCGCAGCGAGCTGTCCCGGGAGTGGGACGCCGAGCTGCACGTGCTGGCGGAGCGGGGGGAGCGGTGGCGGATGCTGCGCTTCGCCGGCAGCCTGGCCGTCAGCCGCGCCAGCGAGCCGGTCGCCGACCGGCCCCGGTTCGACGCCCGGGCCTGCCGGACGGCGGCGACCCTGCTGCTGGCCCCGCCGGCCTGCCTGATCATCATTCTGGCCTCGGGCCTGCTGATGAACATCGCGGTCAACCAGGCCTTTGCCCCGGCGCAGTGGCTGACCGACGCCCAGCCGTCGATGCTGACCGTCCTCACGGCCGGCCTCGCGATGCTGCTGGCCTGGCTCGCCTACGCCAGCGCCGTCCGCGGCGCCCGCACCGGCCCGGTCCGTACCGCGCTCGGCATCGTGCTGCCCATCGGCCTGACCGCCGTCGGTGCGGAGTACGCCTTGAACACGACCACCGACGACCTGGTCCGCGTCGCGCCGGCCCTGCTGGTGTGGCTCCCCGGACTCACCCTGGTGCTCCACCTCGTGGGGGCGCTCGCCGTCCGAGGCCGCACCCGGGCCGCCTGGTGGGTCGGCGTGCTGTGCGCGCTCGCCCTCGCCGACCTCGCCGTGGCGCTCATGGTGATCAACCACATCCCCGGCGGTCCGGAGACCGTCATCGACGGGGTGGCGCAGGCCGACACCATCGACCGGATCTCCGCGCCACTGTGGCTCGTCACCAGCTTGACCGACTCGTCCCTCGGACTACCCCGACCGACACCGTCGGAGATCTTCCTGATCAGCGACCTGGTGGAGCTGCAGCCCTTCCTCTACCTGGCCTGCACCCCGTACGCGCTGGCGTACGCCGTCGGCGCGGCGCGGGCGGACCGGTCTCAGGCGGACCAGCTGGCGATTCGGCCCGTCCGCTCGTAGTGCCGGGCCAGCTCCGCGTCGATCCGCCCGGCGCGGTCCTCGGTGAGCACCACCCTGGGGTCCTGCCACTGGCGCGCGGTGAGCATCCGGTGGCGCAGGCCCGCCGGGGGATGGGTGGTGAACAGCGAGGTGTCCTCCCGGATGGAGAGCTGGCGCACCAGCGGCAGCCGTTCGGCCGCCCCGTCCAGCGAGCGGGCCAGCCCCGCCCGCCAGGTGGCCGCTCCGTGCCCGCCCCGGGCTCCCTGGCGGACCACCAGCGCCACCGACTCCTCGCTCAGCAGCACGTCGAGCAGGCGGGTGGCCCCCGCCGTGCCGGCCACCCGGGCGGACATCTCGTCGGCCAGGTACTCGGCCCGCTGGCTGTCCCGCAGCGCGGTGGCGACCAGCACCAGGTGACCGACGAAGAGCAGCTTGGACAGCGTCCAGGACACCATCCGGCCCAGCCACTCGCCGATCAGCTCCAGGATCCCGCCGCCCTGGACGCCGCCCGCCGGACGGAACAGGTCAGCGGCGGTGCCGAGCATGGTCAACGCCGGCTGGGTCACCGGCCCGCGCCGGACGTCGCCGTTGACGAAGTGGCCGAGCTCGTGGCCGAGCAGCGCCACCCGCGTCTGCCCGTCGAGCGCGCCCCACAGCGGCAGCCCCAGGGCGAGCACCCGCCGCCGGCGCAGCCCCACCGAGGTCGCGTACGCGTTGATGTCGCTGTCGACGCCGATGACGTGCGGCACCGGCGCGCCGAGCGCGCCCGCCACCTCCTCGACCAGGGCGTGCAGCTCGGGCGCCTCGTCGCGGGTGAGCACCTCCAGGTCCGGGTCGATCCGGCCGAACCGGGGCCGCAGCGCCACCGCCAGCGCGATCAGCGCCACCCCGAAGACGACCGCGAAATTCGGGAACGGGTACGCGAAGAGCAGCCAGACCCCGGCCGCCGCCAACGCCAGCACCCCCGCCAGGAGCAGCAGCGAGACGCCGACCGTCAGCACACCGGCCAGGCCCGGCCCGGACGACTCCAGCGGGCGGGCGACGAGCGCGGCGTACTGGTGTCGGGTGAGCCGGGCCGCGAGCCGGTGGGTCCGCCGGTCGATCCAGGACCAGCCGAACTCGCGCGCCTGGCGGGCCCGGTCGTAGCCGTCGAGATTCCATTCGCAACCGGCGCACCAGGGCATCGCCTCGTGGATCGACACCGTCGCCGCGCCGCACTCCGGACAGGCCCCCGTACCGGCCATCGTGGTGATCATGACCGCCGATCCTCGCCGGGATCGCCCGCCGGGGATACCGGCCGTTCGGCGGACCCGGTCAGCTCGGACAGGGCAGCCGCTCCAGCGCGGCCGGGGCGCCGGCCCGGCGTACCACCTGGGCGAAGCACCCCTCGGCGGTGGCCCGCTGCCAGCCGAACACCGACGCGGCGGTCTTCGCCACGCGTACCCGGAAGACCAGTCGGACCCCGGCGGGGTCGGCCGCCACGGTCAGCACCTCGACCCCCGCCACGGCGCCCGCGGCGTCCCGCAGGGCGGTCTCCCGCGCGGCCGGCTCGGCCAGCAGGGCAGCCCTGGTGCGCTGGGCGGTGGCCGTCACCTCGCGCTCGGCGCGGCGCTCCAGCCGCTGCTGGGACCGGTCCCGCAGGAGGGGCGGGGCCACCGCGGCACCCACCGCGGCGAGCACCACGAGCACCGTGCCGGCGACCAGCCAGCGTCGCCGGTGTGCCGAGCGTCCTCCCCCGTACCGCACCCGGGGATTGTCCGACACCGACCGGCCACCCGGCTGCCCCGTCTTTCGCCGTTTCGCCTCCGCACCCGATCGGGCACGTCTACTGTGGAGGACATAGACGACTATTTCGGGCGTTCCGGTGGCGGCCGGGCGGAACCCGGTGCACAGTGATCGAATGAGCGACAACGGAAGTGGTGGGCACTACTACTGGTGCACGCGACACCACCGGGTCGAGACCGATGCCGACGTGTGTCCCGCGAAGCACGTTCTCGGACCGTACGCCTCAGCCGCCGACGCGGAGAACGCCCTGCAGCAGGTGCGGGAGCGCAACGAAGCGTGGGACGCGGAGGACGCCCGTTGGGCCGGGGAGGAGAGGTAGACGGCGCGGGACGGCCCGCGTCGAGGTGATCCGTGCTCCGCGAGGGCGAGAGCACGTCCCCAAGGAGGGAACCGAGATGGCCGTAGCACAGCAGGCCACCACCCGCCCAGCGGCGAAAGGTACCACCCCGAAGAAGACCACCGCGGCGAAGCGCACCGTCGGTGGAGCCACCGCCCGGACGGCGACGGTCACCAAGGCCTCCCCGAACGCCTCCGGCGCCGGCGCCGGTCGGGTGCCCGCGAAGAAGGCGGTCGGCCGGAAGGCCGCCGCGAAGAAGGTCGTGTCGGCGGCGCGGACGGCCCCCGCGAAGAAGGCTCCGGCCACGAAGACCACCGCGAAGAAGGCGCCCGCCAAGAAGGCCACCGCGCGGAAGACCACCGCGGCGGCGAGGAAGGCCCCGGCGAAGAAGACCACGGCGGCCGCGAAGAAGGCGCCCGCGAAGAAGACCACGGCGGTGGCGAAGAAGGCCCCGGCGAAGAAGACCACGGCGGCCGCGAAGAAGGCGCCCGCGAAGAAGACCACGGCGGTGGCGAAGAAGGCCCCGGCGAAGAAGACCACCGCGGCCGCGAAGAAGGCCCCGGCGAAGAAGACCACCGCGGCGGCGAAGAAGACCACGGCCGCGAAGAAGGCGCCCGCCAAGAAGACCACGGCGGCGGCGAAGAAGGCACCCGCGGCCAAGAAGGCGCCGGCGAAGAAGACGACCGCCGCGAAGAAGACCACGGCGGCGAAGAAGACCACGGTGAGGAAGACGACCGCGGCGACCCGCCCGAGCGGGGGCGCCCGCACCGCGGCGGCGAAGAAGGCGCCGGCGCGGAAGGCCACCGGCACCTCCGCCACCACCGCGCGCAAGGCGGCGGGAAGGAGGGCCGCCGGGGCCGTGGGCCCGGTCGAGGCCAGGACGAGCACCTCGACCGGCACCCACAAGCGGGTCACCGCCGCCCGCAAGCCGGCCGGCACCCGGGTGGTCGCGGGCCGGTCGACGGCCAAGCCGGCGAGCACCCGGCGGACCACCGCCTGACCACCCGGCTCGCCGCCCACCGTCGCGCCGCCGCGTCGGGGGAGCGGATCACGCGCCGCGCTGTCAGGATTGACCCCGTGGTGATCCGACGTGTACTGGCGCCCCGCATCGACTTCGGCGCGCTGCGCCGCGAGCTGGGACTGCCCGAGCGATTCCCGGCCGCGGCGCAGCGCGAGGCCGACGAGGCGGCGGCCGCGCCGCTGCCCGCGGCCGCCGATCGCACCGACGTCCCGTTCGTCACGGTCGACCCGGCGGCGTCCCGCGACCTCGACCAGGCGATGCACCTCGGCCGCCGCCCCGGTGGCGGTTTCCGGGTCCGGTACGCCATCGCCGACGTCGCCACCCACGTCCGCCCCGGTGGCGCGCTGGAGGAGGAGACCTGGCGCCGGGGGCAGACCGTCTACCTGCCCGACGGCAACGTGCCGCTGCACCCGCACACGCTCAGCGAGGGCGCCGCCAGCCTGCTGCCCGACGCCGACCGGGCAGCGGTGCTCTGGACCATCGACCTCGACGCCGACGGCGGCACGGTCGGCGTCGCGCTGGAACGTGCCCGGGTACGCAGCCGGGCCAAGCTCGACTACGTCGGCGTCCAGGCCGCCGCCGACGCCGGCCGGCTGCCCGAGCCGATCGCCCTGCTGCCCGAGATCGGCGCCCTGCTCACCGCCCGCGGGCTGCGCCGGGGCGCGGTCAACCTGCCGCTGCCCGAACAGGACGTCGAGCCCGACGGCGACGGCTGGCGGCTGGTGCTGCGCGGGCCCGGCCCGATGGAGGACCACAACGCCCAGATCTCCCTGCTGACCGGGATGGCCGCCGCCGAGATCATGCTCGCCGGCCGGATCGGGCTGCTGCGGACCATGCCGCCACCCCGCCCCGAGGCGGTGGAGCGGCTGCGGCTGGCCGCCGGCCCGCTGGGCGTGCACTGGCCGGCGGGGACGTCCGTCGGTGAGGTGCTCGCCGGGCTGGACGCCTCCCAGCCCCGGGCGGCGGCCTTCATCGACCAGGCGGCCGAGCTGATGCGCGGGGCCGCGTACACCGCCTTCGACGGCGAGCTGCCGGAGCAGCCGGAGCACGGCGGGGTGGCGGCCGCGTACGCCCACGTGACGGCCCCGCTGCGCCGGCTCGCCGACCGGTACGCGACCGAGGTCTGTCTCGCCCTGCACGAGGGCCGGGAGGTGCCGGACTGGGTACGCGCCGCGCTGCCGAAGCTGCCGGAGGTGATGGCGAGCACCGACCGGACCGCGTCGGCGGCCACCCGGGGCGCGGTCGAGCTGGCCGAGGCGGTGCTGCTGGCCCACCGGGTGGGGGAGACGTTCGAGGCGGCGGTGCTCGACGTGGACGCGCCCCGGCCGGCCGCCGAGGTGCCCCGCCAGCCGGGGCAGGCGCAACCCGGGCGGCCGGGCACGGACGGCGGGGACAGACCCGCCCGCCCGTCCGGGAACGGCGGCCGGCCGGGCCGGCCGCCGGGCGGAACGGTCGCGCTGGACGAGCCGCCGGTCCGCGCCCGCTGCCTCGGCGAGCTGCCGCTCGGCGACCGGGTCCCGGTCCGCCTGGTCACCGCCGACCCGGTCGAGCGGAAGGTCCTCTTCGAACGCGCCTGACCCCCGCAGCGGGGATTGTCACAGGGCCTGGCCGCCCGGCCGCCCGATGACTTTTGCGAGGATGGCCGCATGGCTTACGACGCGACCACGCTGCCCGACGTCTCCGGGCTGACCGTCGGCATCATCGGGGGCACCGGGGATCAGGGGCGCGGGCTCGCCTACCGGTTCGCCCGGGCCGGGCAGACCGTGCTGATCGGCTCCCGCTCCGCCGAGCGGGCGGCGGCGGCCGCCGCCGAGATCGCCGCGCTGCCCGGCGTGCCGGCCGGCGCCGCGGTGGCGGGTGCGGACAACGACGAGGTCGCCCGCCGCAGCGACGTGGTGGTCATCGCGGTCCCGTGGGACGGGCACGCCGCCATCGTCGCTGCCCTGGCCGGTCCGCTGGTCGGCAAGATCGTGGTCGACTGCGTCAACCCGCTCGGCTTCGACAAGCAGGGTCCGTACGCGCTCGCGGTCCCCGAGGGCAGCGCCGTCCAGCAGGCCGCCGCGCTGCTGCCCGAGTCCCGGGTCTGCGCCGCGTTCAATCACGTCTCCGCGCCGCTGCTGGCCGACCCGGAGATCGACCGGATCGACCTGGACGTGCTGATCTGCACCGAGGACCGGGAGCTGGTCGGGGTGGTCGCCGCGCTCGCCGCCCGGATCCCCGGCATGCGGGGCATCTACGCCGGCCGGCTGCGCAACGCCCACCAGATCGAGGCGTTCACCGCCAACCTCATCGCGATCAACAAGCGGTACAAGGCGCACGCCGGGATCCGGGTCACCGACCTGTGACGTCGCACCCGTGCGGCACCATCGCCGCATGGAGTGGCAACTGGTGATCGACTGTAGGGAGCCGTCGCGGCTCGCCGCGTTCTGGGCGGAGGCCCTGCGCTACCGTCCACAGCCGCCGCCGGCCGGGCACACCACCTGGCGGGAGTGGTATCTCTCGGTCGGCATCCCGGCCGAGGAGCTCGGCGAGGGCGACTGCCTGGACCGCCTGGAGGACCCGACCGGTGCCGGGCCGCGGATCTGGTTCCAGCCGGTCCCCGAGCCGAAGTCCGTCAAGAACCGGCTGCACATCGACCTGAAGGTCGGTGGCGGACGGGCGGTGCCGCTGCCCCGGCGACGGGCGAGCGTCGACGCGGAGGTGGCGCGGCTGACGGGGCTGGGGGCCACGGTGCTCGGCCGGATGGACGATCCGGGGAACGACCACTACGCGGTGCAGCTCGCCGACCCGGAGGGCAACGAGTTCTGTGTGGTCTGACCGGTTCGGGCGGTGCGGCCCGGAAGCCGCACCGCCCGGCGGTCCTCAGAAGGTGTGCTCGGCGGCCGGGAACTGCCCGCCCCGGACCTCCTCGGCGTAGCGGCGGGTGGCGTCGGTCAGCACGCCGGCCAGGTCGGCGTAGCGCTTGACGAAGCGCGGCGCCTTGCCGGTGCGCAGCCCGGCCATGTCCTGCCAGACCAGCACCTGGGCGTCGGTGTCCGCGCCGGCTCCGATGCCGACGGTGGGGATCCGCAGCTCGGCGGTGATCCGCTTGGCGACCTCACCGGGCACCATCTCCAGCACCACCGCGAAGGCGCCCGCCTCGGCGACCGCCCGGGCGTCGGCGATCACCTCCTCGGCGGTGTCGCCGCGGCCCTGGACCCGGTAGCCGCCCAGGGTGTGCTCGCTCTGCGGGGTGAAGCCGATGTGCGCCATCACCGGGATGCCGGCCCCGACGATGGCCTCGATCTGGGCCGCGCAGCGCCGGCCGCCCTCCAGCTTCACCGCGTGGCAGCCGCCCTCCTTCATGAACCGCACCGCGGTGCGCAGCGCCTGTGTCGGCCCCTCCTCGTACGAGCCGAACGGCAGGTCGCCGACGATGAGCGCGTGCCGGGTCGCCCGGACCACCGCCCGTACCAGGGGCAGCAGCTCCTCGGCGGTCACCGGCAGGGTGGTCTCGTAGCCGAAGACGTTGTTGGCCGCCGAGTCGCCGACCAGCAGCACCGGAATCCCCGCCTGGTCGAAGATCGAGGCGGTGTACTGGTCGTACGAGGTGAGCATCGCCCAGCGCTCGCCGCGCTCCTTGGCGGCGATCAGGTCGCGGGTGCGGACCCGCCGGGTGGCCGGCCCGCCGTACAGGGCGGTCACCTCGGTCGGGGTGGACTCCACCATGACTCTCTCCTTCCTCGAGGCCGCGTTCGCGGTCCCCGGGTTCCGCCGCGATCGTCGCATCGCGCGACCGGGCTGCGGCAGGGCGGAGTGGAGGATGTCACTCCCCGGCCGGCGGTGGCGGGCCGGGGACGAGGTCCGCTCAGCCGTGCTCGCGCCAGCGGTTGGTGATCGGTAGCCGGCGGTCCCGTCCGAACGCCTTCATGGAGATCTTGGTGCCGGGGGCGGACTGCCGCCGCTTGTACTCGGCGGTATCCACCATCCGCAGCACCTTGTCCACGACGGCCGGGTCGTGGCCGGACTCGATCAGGCCGTCCCGACCCAGGTCGCCGTCGACGTAGCCGATGAGGATCGGGTCGAGGACGTCGTAATCGGGCAGGGTGTCGCTGTCGAGCTGGCCGGGGCTCAGCTCGGCCGACGGCGGCTTGCCGATCGAGCTCTCCGGGATCGGCGGGGTCTCGCCGCGCCGCTCGGCGTCCGCGTTCCGCCACCGGGCCAGCCGCCAGATCAGCGTCTTCCACACGTCCTTGACCGGGTTGTAGCCGCCGACCGAGTCGCCGTACAGGGTGGAGTAGCCGACGGCCAGCTCGCTCTTGTTGCCGGTGGTGAGGACCAGGTGGCCCTCCTGGTTCGACAGCGCCATGAGGACCACGCCGCGGACCCGGGCCTGGAGGTTCTCCACCGCCACTCCGGACAGCGACATGTTGGCCAGGAAGGCGTCGACCATCGGCTGGATCGGCTGGATCCGGTAGTCCAGGCCGGTCCGCTTGGCCAGCTCCTCGGCGTCGGCTCGGGAGTGTTCCGACGAGTGCTGGCTGGGCAGCGAGACACCGGCCACCCGCTCCGGACCGAGCGCGTCGACCGCGATGGCTGCGGACACCGCGGAGTCGATGCCGCCGGAGAGGCCGAGCACCACGGACGGGAAGCGGTTCTTGTTGACGTAGTCGCGCAGGCCCAGCACCAACGCCTGCCACACCTCGGCCTCGTCGGCGACCGGCTCGATGATCCCGCCGATCGCCGGCTCGTCGGTGCGGGCCGGCGGGAGGATGTCGCCGAGGTTGGCCCGCACCACCCGCATCCCGTCGGCCAGCTCCTCGCCGTGGTCCACCGGTTCCTTCGCCGGGGGCAGGTCCACGTCCTGCACCAGCAGGTGCTCGACGAACTGCGGCGCGCGGGCGAGCAGCCTGCCGTCCGCGCTGACGATCATCGAGTCGCCGTCGTAGACCAGCTCGTCCTGGCCGCCGACCATGTTCACGTACGCGATGGCGGCCCCCGCCTCGGCGGCCCGGCGGCGGACCAGCGGCAGCCGGACGTCGTCCTTGTTCAACTCGTACGGCGAGCCGTTGATGTTGAGCACCAGCCCCACGCCGGCCTGCCGGGCCACCGCGAACGGGCCGCCGGCCTGCCAGAGGTCCTCGCAGATGGTCAGCGCGACGTCCACCCCGCCGATCCGGGCCACGGTGAGCGTGTCGCCGGGCACGAAGTAGCGGTCCTCGTCGAAGACGCCGTAGTTGGGCAGGTGGT
This sequence is a window from Micromonospora sp. NBRC 110009. Protein-coding genes within it:
- a CDS encoding GNAT family N-acetyltransferase, which encodes MSQQEQQPRVVVRRAERPGDLGWVVMAHGEVYDQQFGWDTDFEALVARIVADYAVDHDPAREAAWIAEVEGERAGCVFCVAGDQPGVAKLRILLVTPAARGLGVGTLLVERCLTFAREAGYRRITLWTNDVLVSARRIYEAFGFTLTDEEPHRSFGHDLVGQNWTLDLGPGPAVGAGRAADGSSPPARA
- a CDS encoding TetR/AcrR family transcriptional regulator; translation: MSQDTTTPSARKTELLEAAYRYVLEHGLADLSLRPLAAAIGSSPRVLMFLFGNKDGLVRALLARARADELAILDRLGQTSHGAPVGLVPAVEQVWAWLAAEEHRRLLRLWAEAYARSLVEPDGAWGGFARATVDDWLAVLAACQPQPERDSEEGAARRTLALAVLRGALLDLLATGDQHRVTAAVRHHLTVTAGTATPRTIGSARPRRSA
- a CDS encoding YybH family protein, which produces MDRKQVTGWLAAYDEAWRTPGTAALARIFTADARYLQGPYRAPLIGLPAIARMWESERDGPDEVFEMTREIVAVEGDTAVARVEVRYGDPVDQEYRDLWIMRFAEDGRCQSFEEWPFQR
- a CDS encoding glyoxalase superfamily protein; the encoded protein is MNERLAPVLRTADANAAAAWYARLGFRKQWEHRFAPELPLYVSIARGALEIHLSEHTGDARPGTLLYLYVDDLDAAAAACGVDRVEQQDWGREFEVTDPDGNRLRIGAVQR
- a CDS encoding DNA glycosylase AlkZ-like family protein; its protein translation is MTTHRLDRATARRVAVRAQLLDAHRPTDLRAVVDRLTFLQLDPTAAVAPNADLVAWTRLGAAYQPSHLTRALEEERALFEQRAMVRPMADLGLHLAETAAWPEDARRRDWLAANDAFRRYVLDLLRDSGPLLSRDVPDRSVVPWPSTGWTNNRNVTQLLEFLNARGEVAISGRVGRQRTWDLAERVYPPGTPIVPAEEARRRRDERLLRSLGVARPVVVGAAGEPAEIEGTSGVWRVDPAALDGAPFTGRTALLSPFDRLVHDRQRALELFDFEYRLEMYVPKAQRRWGYFALPVLHHERLVGKVDATADRKAKVLRVHAIHEDVPFPPELTAALREELTALASWLGLPEVRLPSA
- a CDS encoding PadR family transcriptional regulator, producing the protein MRMTIPVAKVLSALVADPEAPRYGLDLMKLTGLPSGTLYPVLHRLQAAGWLSANWEDVDPVAAARPARRYYRLTAEGVRAARQALAELRALAPDRHGFQGGAEPTGAPAW
- a CDS encoding M48 family metallopeptidase, whose translation is MITTMAGTGACPECGAATVSIHEAMPWCAGCEWNLDGYDRARQAREFGWSWIDRRTHRLAARLTRHQYAALVARPLESSGPGLAGVLTVGVSLLLLAGVLALAAAGVWLLFAYPFPNFAVVFGVALIALAVALRPRFGRIDPDLEVLTRDEAPELHALVEEVAGALGAPVPHVIGVDSDINAYATSVGLRRRRVLALGLPLWGALDGQTRVALLGHELGHFVNGDVRRGPVTQPALTMLGTAADLFRPAGGVQGGGILELIGEWLGRMVSWTLSKLLFVGHLVLVATALRDSQRAEYLADEMSARVAGTAGATRLLDVLLSEESVALVVRQGARGGHGAATWRAGLARSLDGAAERLPLVRQLSIREDTSLFTTHPPAGLRHRMLTARQWQDPRVVLTEDRAGRIDAELARHYERTGRIASWSA
- a CDS encoding RNB domain-containing ribonuclease, coding for MVIRRVLAPRIDFGALRRELGLPERFPAAAQREADEAAAAPLPAAADRTDVPFVTVDPAASRDLDQAMHLGRRPGGGFRVRYAIADVATHVRPGGALEEETWRRGQTVYLPDGNVPLHPHTLSEGAASLLPDADRAAVLWTIDLDADGGTVGVALERARVRSRAKLDYVGVQAAADAGRLPEPIALLPEIGALLTARGLRRGAVNLPLPEQDVEPDGDGWRLVLRGPGPMEDHNAQISLLTGMAAAEIMLAGRIGLLRTMPPPRPEAVERLRLAAGPLGVHWPAGTSVGEVLAGLDASQPRAAAFIDQAAELMRGAAYTAFDGELPEQPEHGGVAAAYAHVTAPLRRLADRYATEVCLALHEGREVPDWVRAALPKLPEVMASTDRTASAATRGAVELAEAVLLAHRVGETFEAAVLDVDAPRPAAEVPRQPGQAQPGRPGTDGGDRPARPSGNGGRPGRPPGGTVALDEPPVRARCLGELPLGDRVPVRLVTADPVERKVLFERA
- the npdG gene encoding NADPH-dependent F420 reductase — encoded protein: MAYDATTLPDVSGLTVGIIGGTGDQGRGLAYRFARAGQTVLIGSRSAERAAAAAAEIAALPGVPAGAAVAGADNDEVARRSDVVVIAVPWDGHAAIVAALAGPLVGKIVVDCVNPLGFDKQGPYALAVPEGSAVQQAAALLPESRVCAAFNHVSAPLLADPEIDRIDLDVLICTEDRELVGVVAALAARIPGMRGIYAGRLRNAHQIEAFTANLIAINKRYKAHAGIRVTDL
- a CDS encoding VOC family protein, whose protein sequence is MEWQLVIDCREPSRLAAFWAEALRYRPQPPPAGHTTWREWYLSVGIPAEELGEGDCLDRLEDPTGAGPRIWFQPVPEPKSVKNRLHIDLKVGGGRAVPLPRRRASVDAEVARLTGLGATVLGRMDDPGNDHYAVQLADPEGNEFCVV